Proteins encoded by one window of Chondromyces crocatus:
- a CDS encoding MFS transporter produces the protein MTSSLPEPAVRTRASTREIFGWAMFDFANSSYTTVIITVVFSVIFPKIIVGDAPTYRQGNLFWSVALSVSYGLVVLTAPWLGALMDFRAAKKRFLLASCLVTVAATAALYWATPGRVGLAMILLIVSNYGFAVGESFAAAFLPDLGPKEALGRISGYAWGLGYLGGLVSTALVVFTVGPQEPDNLAQLRWVGPMTAVFFLLAALPTFAFLKERGTPQALPAGESLARLGFARLRTTIRELHAFEDLVWFFGGLFFATAGLSIVISFAFIYGDQVVRWQPRSQLLMFVLTNLSAAGGAVLFGALQDRWGNLKTYRLTLLIWGLAVVGIHQTKTLAAIIGKAVGGAWAAEDVYLLVGTLAGLCLGATQSAGRTVVAVFAPASRSGELFGLWGVCGKLASIVGLLSLGLLQSALGLERAILVCGGFFFAAWLLSLKVDERRGMATARRHEGA, from the coding sequence ATGACGTCTTCCTTGCCCGAGCCAGCCGTACGGACGCGCGCGAGCACCCGCGAGATCTTCGGGTGGGCGATGTTCGACTTCGCCAACTCCAGCTACACGACCGTGATCATCACGGTCGTCTTCAGCGTGATCTTCCCGAAGATCATCGTCGGGGACGCGCCGACGTACCGGCAGGGCAACCTGTTCTGGAGCGTCGCGCTCAGCGTCAGCTACGGCCTGGTCGTGCTCACGGCGCCGTGGCTGGGCGCGCTCATGGACTTCCGGGCGGCGAAGAAGCGGTTCCTGCTCGCGAGCTGTCTGGTGACGGTGGCGGCGACGGCGGCGCTCTACTGGGCGACGCCGGGGCGGGTCGGGCTGGCGATGATCCTGCTCATCGTCAGCAACTACGGCTTCGCGGTGGGCGAGTCGTTCGCGGCGGCGTTCTTGCCGGATCTCGGGCCCAAGGAGGCGCTCGGGCGCATCTCGGGCTACGCCTGGGGGCTCGGGTACCTGGGCGGGCTGGTGAGCACGGCGCTGGTGGTGTTCACGGTCGGTCCGCAGGAGCCGGACAATCTGGCGCAGCTCCGCTGGGTCGGTCCGATGACGGCGGTCTTCTTTCTGCTCGCGGCGCTGCCGACGTTCGCGTTCCTGAAGGAGCGGGGGACACCGCAGGCGCTACCGGCGGGAGAGAGCCTGGCGCGGCTGGGCTTCGCGCGGCTCCGGACGACGATCCGGGAGCTGCACGCGTTCGAGGATCTGGTCTGGTTCTTCGGGGGGCTGTTCTTCGCGACGGCGGGGCTGTCGATCGTGATCAGCTTCGCTTTCATCTACGGCGATCAGGTGGTGCGCTGGCAGCCGCGCTCGCAGCTGCTCATGTTCGTGCTCACCAACCTGTCGGCGGCCGGTGGCGCGGTGCTGTTCGGCGCGCTCCAGGACCGGTGGGGGAACCTGAAGACCTACCGGCTGACGTTGCTGATCTGGGGCCTCGCGGTGGTGGGGATCCACCAGACGAAGACGCTGGCCGCGATCATCGGCAAGGCGGTGGGCGGGGCGTGGGCGGCGGAGGATGTGTACCTGCTCGTGGGGACGCTGGCGGGGCTGTGCCTGGGGGCGACGCAGTCGGCAGGTCGGACGGTGGTGGCGGTGTTCGCGCCGGCGTCCAGGTCGGGGGAGCTGTTCGGGCTCTGGGGGGTCTGCGGGAAGCTGGCGTCGATCGTGGGGCTGCTTTCACTGGGTCTGCTCCAGAGCGCGCTGGGTCTGGAGCGCGCCATCCTGGTGTGTGGGGGGTTCTTCTTCGCGGCGTGGCTGCTCAGCCTGAAGGTGGACGAGCGGCGCGGGATGGCCACGGCGCGTCGCCACGAGGGAGCGTAG
- a CDS encoding 1-acyl-sn-glycerol-3-phosphate acyltransferase: MLTIPREPRPSLGAVRDALAALLEKRHEPARPDDLDARDPAFVSRVLPLLGLLYDDYFRCETELEEDIPEGPFLAVANHNAMTGTPDMFCHMVAYWRRYGTTRPAYGLMHDVPFHFPYAGAWLNAGGAIAASPDNARRALDRGAAVLVFPGGDMDACKPTRAQYTIRFGGRRGFVRAAIRAQVPIVPVVSVGAHQSLYIATDGRDIAERLRLPELLRSNVAPIGFALPWGLILGVPLPHLPPPVKVHTRILRQIELDLPPEAADAPGIVEEVFQRVVGVMQAALDDLRRQGRHGLFPRREMGIRALGAAPRGR; this comes from the coding sequence GTGCTGACGATCCCGAGAGAGCCCCGCCCGAGCCTCGGCGCGGTCCGCGATGCGCTCGCCGCGCTCTTGGAGAAGCGGCACGAGCCGGCTCGGCCCGACGATCTCGACGCGCGGGATCCGGCGTTCGTTTCGCGTGTGCTGCCGCTGCTGGGGCTGCTCTACGACGATTACTTCCGGTGCGAGACCGAGCTGGAGGAGGACATTCCGGAAGGTCCGTTCCTCGCGGTGGCGAACCACAACGCGATGACGGGGACGCCCGACATGTTCTGCCACATGGTGGCGTACTGGCGGCGCTACGGGACGACGCGGCCGGCGTACGGGTTGATGCACGATGTGCCGTTCCACTTCCCGTACGCGGGGGCGTGGCTGAACGCGGGCGGGGCCATCGCGGCGAGCCCCGACAACGCGCGGCGAGCGCTGGACCGGGGGGCGGCGGTGCTGGTGTTCCCGGGGGGCGACATGGACGCGTGCAAGCCGACGCGGGCGCAGTACACGATCCGGTTCGGGGGGCGGCGGGGGTTCGTGCGGGCCGCCATCCGCGCGCAGGTGCCGATCGTGCCGGTGGTGAGCGTGGGGGCGCACCAGTCGCTGTACATCGCGACGGATGGGCGGGACATCGCGGAGCGGCTGCGCTTGCCAGAGCTGCTGCGCTCGAACGTGGCGCCCATCGGGTTCGCGCTCCCGTGGGGGCTCATCCTGGGGGTGCCGCTGCCGCACCTGCCGCCGCCGGTGAAGGTGCACACGCGGATCCTGCGGCAGATCGAGCTGGATCTACCGCCGGAGGCGGCGGACGCGCCAGGGATCGTCGAGGAGGTGTTCCAGCGGGTGGTGGGGGTGATGCAGGCGGCGCTCGATGATCTGCGGCGCCAAGGGCGGCACGGGCTGTTCCCGCGCCGGGAGATGGGGATCAGGGCGCTGGGCGCTGCTCCACGGGGCCGCTGA
- a CDS encoding DUF2341 domain-containing protein, which translates to MKTRTWLLLPLPLLVACVLSVEGEGPSASGGTSTSASGGGGSGAGSGAGEPGTGGEDAPGGAGGAGGVGGEGGTGGAGGGPVVPWWDNAYARRVRIEINHTGNEVLEEFPLMVRISAQAISSLGQVREDGRDLRFVVEGQQAALPYEIEQWDDDLDSDESAVLWVRVPRIEPGQSRIWLYYGNDSAANVQAPPEVWAGFLGVYHFKEDNELRDSRGVYNALENGGPTTTNGPMARAMSFNGTNQHLILENINGISAFQGATRTIEAWFQTNATGVITLINQENACRGWALELRDAPAGVTGTFTAAANGCGPGQKTPYELHSTGVSPGMVRDNQWHYATLVIDRNAGFMRLYVDGVLRNERTGINQGLNAEAQTGWIGAAFGPVDRFNGQLDEIRIANAARSAGWILAQYRSMRAQMATLSGPVEQRPAP; encoded by the coding sequence GTGAAAACGCGCACCTGGCTTTTGCTTCCTCTACCCCTCCTGGTTGCTTGCGTGCTGTCGGTGGAAGGCGAAGGACCGTCAGCGAGCGGCGGAACGAGTACGAGCGCTTCAGGGGGCGGTGGATCCGGTGCTGGCAGCGGCGCAGGAGAGCCTGGAACGGGCGGCGAGGATGCGCCTGGTGGTGCGGGTGGCGCAGGTGGCGTGGGAGGCGAGGGTGGGACGGGGGGCGCCGGTGGTGGGCCGGTGGTGCCGTGGTGGGACAACGCCTACGCACGGCGGGTGCGCATCGAGATCAACCACACGGGCAACGAGGTGCTGGAGGAGTTCCCGCTGATGGTGCGCATCAGCGCGCAGGCGATCAGCTCGCTCGGGCAGGTGCGTGAGGACGGGCGCGATCTGCGCTTCGTCGTGGAGGGCCAGCAAGCTGCCCTTCCGTACGAGATCGAGCAGTGGGACGACGACCTCGACAGCGACGAGTCGGCGGTGCTCTGGGTTCGGGTGCCCCGCATCGAGCCGGGGCAAAGCCGCATCTGGCTGTATTACGGCAACGACAGCGCCGCCAACGTGCAGGCTCCTCCCGAGGTCTGGGCGGGGTTCCTGGGCGTCTACCACTTCAAAGAGGACAATGAATTGCGTGACAGCCGGGGCGTCTACAATGCGCTCGAGAACGGCGGGCCGACCACCACGAATGGTCCCATGGCGCGCGCGATGTCGTTCAACGGCACCAACCAGCACCTCATCCTGGAGAACATCAACGGGATCAGCGCTTTTCAAGGTGCAACCCGGACCATCGAGGCCTGGTTTCAAACCAACGCGACCGGCGTGATCACCCTCATCAATCAAGAGAATGCGTGTCGTGGCTGGGCGCTGGAGTTGAGAGACGCTCCTGCTGGCGTCACCGGTACCTTCACCGCGGCGGCGAATGGCTGTGGCCCTGGGCAGAAAACACCCTACGAACTCCATTCCACCGGCGTCAGCCCCGGCATGGTGCGCGACAACCAGTGGCATTACGCCACCCTGGTGATCGACCGGAATGCCGGGTTCATGCGTCTGTACGTCGATGGTGTGCTCAGAAATGAGCGGACTGGAATCAATCAGGGCCTGAATGCCGAAGCCCAGACCGGCTGGATCGGTGCAGCGTTCGGCCCCGTGGATCGCTTCAACGGTCAGCTCGACGAGATCCGTATCGCGAACGCAGCGCGCAGCGCCGGCTGGATCCTGGCGCAGTACCGCTCCATGCGCGCCCAGATGGCCACCCTCAGCGGCCCCGTGGAGCAGCGCCCAGCGCCCTGA
- a CDS encoding serine/threonine-protein kinase, with the protein MPLPLTPLAQPGDLVAGKYRIERMVAVGGMGVVMAARHEDLGQPVAIKLLRQESLSNAEAVARFLREARTAARLSGEHICRVFDVGTTGEGIPFMVMEYLNGQDLQQVLEREGPLPVRDAVTYVLQTLEAVAEAHAAGVIHRDLKPSNLFLSTRSDGSRSIKVLDFGISRGQGLDAPTDGQPLTHTRQVMGSPGYMSPEQMTRPRTVDGRSDIWSIGVVLYALLTGEQPFLGETVAAVMASILHEPVPKVRAKRSEVPAGLERVIERCLNRDLSARFTSVAQVARALASFGPEHAKLSVERVESVLAAASPAGLTLLRMAETKTDDSEALPSAAWSGAVLSDRSRKRVLVVLGAAGALAAALAVGVWLGGRQPRGTEAAFGNEVATDKAASGQGEEAEARPAHAGGVRGDSAPGMESATDDAPPRAGVPTVPEPEREVADGAEPTTQRGSAAGGATDDSVQGSPTKEPLAGEKGPGEGVVVGVGSAAPGTTTAAPALGPSTSSTPSAPQLTAPGTTAVKPPGAGSTSTKRPVTAPKNEAEFLMERK; encoded by the coding sequence GTGCCCCTTCCGCTCACCCCGCTGGCCCAACCCGGAGATCTCGTTGCCGGGAAGTACCGCATCGAGCGCATGGTCGCCGTGGGCGGGATGGGCGTGGTCATGGCCGCCCGTCACGAGGATCTCGGGCAGCCGGTGGCCATCAAGCTCCTGCGTCAGGAGTCGCTCTCGAACGCCGAGGCGGTGGCGCGGTTCCTGCGCGAAGCGCGCACGGCAGCGAGGCTGTCCGGGGAGCACATCTGCCGGGTCTTCGACGTGGGAACGACCGGCGAGGGCATCCCGTTCATGGTCATGGAGTACCTGAACGGGCAGGACTTGCAGCAGGTGCTGGAGCGAGAAGGTCCGCTGCCGGTGCGCGATGCAGTCACGTACGTGCTGCAGACGCTGGAGGCGGTGGCCGAGGCGCACGCGGCGGGGGTCATCCACCGGGATCTCAAGCCGTCGAACCTGTTCCTGTCGACGCGAAGCGATGGGTCGCGGAGCATCAAGGTGCTCGATTTCGGCATCTCGCGCGGCCAGGGGCTCGACGCGCCGACGGACGGGCAGCCGCTGACCCACACGCGACAGGTGATGGGATCGCCTGGGTACATGTCGCCAGAGCAGATGACGCGGCCGCGCACGGTCGATGGTCGGAGCGACATCTGGTCGATTGGCGTGGTGCTGTACGCGCTGCTGACCGGGGAGCAGCCGTTCCTCGGAGAGACGGTGGCGGCGGTGATGGCGAGCATCCTCCACGAGCCGGTGCCCAAGGTGCGGGCGAAGCGGAGCGAGGTCCCCGCGGGGCTGGAGCGGGTGATCGAGCGGTGTCTCAACCGGGATCTGAGCGCGCGGTTCACGAGCGTGGCGCAGGTGGCGCGCGCGCTGGCATCCTTCGGGCCGGAGCACGCGAAGCTGTCGGTGGAGCGGGTGGAGAGCGTGCTGGCTGCGGCGAGTCCAGCAGGGCTGACGCTGCTGCGCATGGCCGAGACGAAGACGGATGACTCGGAGGCGTTGCCGAGCGCGGCGTGGTCGGGGGCCGTGCTGAGCGATCGCTCGCGGAAGCGGGTGCTGGTCGTGCTGGGGGCAGCGGGTGCGCTGGCGGCTGCGCTGGCAGTCGGGGTGTGGCTGGGGGGGCGGCAGCCGCGCGGGACCGAGGCGGCGTTCGGGAATGAGGTGGCCACGGACAAGGCGGCGTCGGGCCAGGGTGAGGAGGCCGAGGCGAGGCCCGCCCATGCTGGCGGGGTTCGAGGAGACAGCGCGCCAGGGATGGAGAGTGCCACGGACGACGCGCCGCCTCGCGCTGGCGTGCCCACGGTCCCCGAGCCCGAGCGCGAGGTGGCGGACGGCGCCGAGCCGACGACGCAGCGCGGGAGCGCCGCGGGCGGGGCGACAGACGACAGCGTCCAGGGCTCGCCCACGAAGGAGCCGCTCGCTGGAGAAAAAGGCCCGGGAGAGGGGGTCGTGGTGGGCGTGGGATCGGCGGCGCCAGGCACGACGACGGCGGCGCCTGCGCTCGGTCCGAGCACGTCGAGCACGCCGAGCGCGCCGCAATTGACGGCGCCGGGGACGACGGCGGTGAAGCCCCCCGGGGCAGGTTCCACGTCGACGAAGCGGCCGGTCACCGCGCCGAAGAACGAGGCGGAGTTCTTGATGGAGCGCAAGTGA
- a CDS encoding DUF2914 domain-containing protein, translated as MEPLRNTRGALARALFVVACGGAALGCNALEKASEDIAREEPAALNRGADNRPGEGPTQAPAKPMPDPKARPDTHDDPAAPVIDDLAASEGEAAEASESGKRRAVARTPQRRRRSASAERAAAENAAEPGDGSAEHADVAAVPYKLARLQVARTVAGREPVGVARSFTLSDAEKLHVFVELTNDARAAGEIFVTFTPPSGSGSPKIKLDVGAERRWRTWASTRRVRTPGTWGVVITDATGAVLGRTSFTVTR; from the coding sequence GTGGAACCCCTTCGGAACACACGGGGCGCGCTGGCGCGGGCGCTGTTCGTCGTCGCTTGCGGCGGAGCGGCGCTCGGCTGCAATGCCCTCGAAAAAGCGTCAGAAGACATCGCGCGGGAGGAGCCGGCGGCGCTCAACCGCGGCGCAGACAACCGACCCGGTGAAGGGCCGACACAGGCGCCCGCGAAGCCGATGCCGGATCCCAAGGCCCGGCCCGACACCCACGATGACCCTGCCGCTCCGGTGATCGACGATCTCGCTGCGAGCGAGGGAGAGGCTGCCGAAGCCAGCGAGTCGGGCAAGCGACGCGCCGTCGCCCGGACGCCTCAGCGCCGCCGGCGCTCGGCCTCCGCAGAGCGCGCTGCGGCCGAGAACGCCGCTGAACCGGGTGATGGCAGCGCCGAGCATGCCGACGTCGCTGCAGTGCCGTACAAGCTGGCTCGCCTCCAGGTGGCCCGCACGGTGGCAGGGCGCGAGCCGGTGGGCGTCGCGCGCTCGTTCACGCTGAGCGACGCCGAGAAGCTCCACGTGTTCGTCGAGCTCACGAACGACGCGCGCGCGGCCGGCGAGATCTTCGTGACCTTCACACCGCCGAGTGGCAGCGGCTCGCCGAAGATCAAGCTCGACGTCGGAGCCGAGCGACGGTGGCGCACCTGGGCGTCCACGCGCCGCGTGCGCACGCCGGGGACCTGGGGTGTGGTGATCACCGACGCGACGGGCGCGGTGCTGGGGCGGACATCGTTCACGGTGACGAGGTGA
- a CDS encoding OmpP1/FadL family transporter: MRRAGLLALLAGTSAMLLAPSRASAHAPGTYGFGSRGAAMGGAVAADAVDFSAGYYNPAGLVGAPGLSISLGYAYSSNDLRMNDQPSGTRDVHGLSGGLVAPGTLAGIPFAFGLSTFLPDDGLSRIKALRQETPRWELYDDRLSILFLAANLAIRPLPWLEVGGGLAFLASTRGGFKVKGRANVLSPYESKLTHEVDADLTTIRYPQLGVRARAGDLGFIGLTYRGQAQLPLAIDANLNGIVDFAGIEVPLAYELESRTIDGFLPQQLVLGLSFQRIQRLKINLDLTWVNWSAYESPVAKTRAHLDAETPPGLDIDLPDDPRPTVPIPLDFVDRIVPRLGVEYLWAAAGPLRDVAGETTPRRALEVPLRVGYLYERSPIPPQTGVTNYVDTDRHTFSIGAGVWWNHPGEVLPGALKLDLHAQLSLLPERIIEKASAADFVGDYRARGTMVSGGGTLTAAF; the protein is encoded by the coding sequence ATGCGGCGCGCTGGGCTCCTCGCGTTGCTCGCCGGCACGAGCGCGATGCTGCTCGCGCCGAGCCGTGCTTCTGCGCATGCGCCAGGCACGTACGGCTTCGGCTCGCGGGGGGCGGCCATGGGCGGCGCCGTCGCGGCCGACGCCGTCGATTTCTCCGCGGGCTACTACAACCCGGCGGGCCTCGTGGGGGCGCCCGGGCTGTCGATTTCCCTCGGCTATGCGTACTCGTCGAACGACCTGCGCATGAACGATCAGCCCAGCGGCACGCGCGACGTGCATGGCCTCTCCGGAGGCCTGGTCGCTCCCGGAACGCTGGCGGGGATCCCCTTCGCGTTCGGCCTGTCCACGTTCCTGCCCGACGATGGCCTCTCCAGGATCAAGGCGCTCCGGCAGGAGACGCCGCGCTGGGAGCTGTACGACGATCGCCTCTCGATCCTGTTCCTCGCCGCGAACCTGGCCATCCGACCGCTCCCCTGGCTCGAGGTGGGCGGTGGGCTCGCGTTCCTCGCGTCCACGCGCGGCGGCTTCAAGGTGAAGGGACGCGCCAACGTGCTCTCGCCCTACGAGTCGAAGCTGACCCACGAGGTCGACGCCGACCTCACCACCATCCGCTATCCCCAGCTCGGCGTGCGCGCCCGGGCCGGGGACCTGGGGTTCATCGGCCTCACCTACCGCGGTCAGGCGCAGCTTCCCCTGGCGATCGACGCCAATCTGAACGGGATCGTCGACTTCGCCGGCATCGAGGTGCCGCTCGCGTACGAGCTGGAGTCCCGCACCATCGACGGCTTCCTGCCGCAGCAGCTCGTCCTGGGCCTGAGCTTCCAGCGCATCCAGCGGCTGAAGATCAACCTCGACCTGACCTGGGTGAACTGGTCGGCCTACGAGAGTCCCGTGGCGAAAACGCGCGCCCACCTCGACGCCGAGACGCCCCCTGGCCTCGACATCGATCTGCCGGACGATCCCCGACCGACGGTGCCCATCCCGCTCGATTTCGTCGACCGCATCGTGCCGCGCCTCGGCGTGGAGTACCTCTGGGCGGCGGCCGGACCCCTTCGCGACGTCGCTGGTGAGACCACACCGCGTCGCGCCCTGGAGGTGCCCCTCCGTGTCGGCTACCTCTACGAGCGATCCCCCATCCCTCCGCAGACCGGCGTCACCAACTACGTGGACACCGATCGGCACACGTTCTCGATCGGCGCCGGCGTCTGGTGGAACCACCCAGGCGAGGTGTTGCCAGGTGCCCTGAAGCTCGATCTCCACGCGCAGCTATCCCTCTTGCCCGAGCGCATCATCGAGAAGGCGAGCGCCGCCGATTTCGTAGGCGATTACCGGGCACGCGGGACCATGGTGAGCGGCGGAGGCACGCTCACCGCGGCGTTCTGA
- a CDS encoding OmpP1/FadL family transporter — translation MRGEGREGGLAAAAMAALILTAPAAALASPQDVLGYGARTQAMGATGAAVAEGYEAVYGNPALLSATHERRLTVGMTSAIFDLRAEPASGGANAALGRLPYGPLRGGVIGATLPIPFGGFLKDRVTLGLGFFTPFDIVVRGRILDPERPQFLMADRVQSVAVQVGLGVDIGHGIRIGGGFAALAALSGSVLVATDASGRVGTVVENSLVASYAPVIGASYERGPWRFGATFRGELVGRFNVVITVRDLGAITVPPLNISGIAQYDPLQLALEAARTVGPFRLALGATYKRWSGYPGPNEATVRCPETDPDSGEPFSKPCDPLVPLDPGYSDTVVVRAGVEHSHALSRSVTTKLRGGAFFEPSPAPAQTGEANLFDSHRLALTLGYGLSAGPVDLDLFGQAHLLLPRSHDKVADVPASNPGAPSVETSGVIIAGGLTAGVAF, via the coding sequence ATGAGGGGCGAGGGGAGGGAAGGGGGCCTGGCTGCTGCCGCGATGGCAGCGCTGATCCTGACCGCTCCCGCCGCAGCGCTCGCCTCGCCTCAGGATGTGCTCGGCTATGGTGCCCGCACCCAGGCGATGGGCGCGACTGGCGCGGCCGTCGCCGAGGGCTACGAGGCCGTCTACGGCAACCCTGCGCTGCTCTCCGCGACCCACGAGCGTCGGCTCACGGTGGGCATGACGAGCGCGATCTTCGACCTGCGGGCCGAGCCTGCATCCGGCGGGGCCAACGCGGCCCTGGGTCGGCTCCCGTACGGACCGCTGCGCGGTGGCGTCATCGGCGCGACCCTGCCCATCCCGTTCGGTGGCTTCCTGAAGGATCGCGTCACGCTGGGTCTGGGCTTCTTCACCCCCTTCGACATCGTGGTGCGCGGCCGGATCCTCGATCCCGAGCGACCGCAGTTCTTGATGGCCGATCGGGTGCAGTCCGTGGCGGTGCAAGTTGGTCTGGGCGTGGACATCGGTCACGGGATCCGGATCGGCGGCGGCTTCGCCGCACTGGCGGCGCTCAGCGGCTCGGTGCTGGTGGCAACGGACGCCTCCGGCCGGGTGGGCACGGTCGTCGAGAACTCGCTCGTGGCGAGCTACGCGCCCGTGATCGGCGCCAGCTACGAGCGCGGACCCTGGCGCTTCGGCGCGACGTTCCGGGGCGAGCTCGTGGGGCGCTTCAACGTGGTGATCACCGTCCGCGATCTCGGCGCGATCACCGTGCCCCCGTTGAACATCTCGGGGATCGCCCAGTACGACCCGCTCCAGCTCGCCCTGGAGGCGGCGCGCACCGTCGGCCCCTTCCGGCTGGCCCTCGGCGCCACCTACAAACGCTGGTCGGGCTACCCCGGGCCCAACGAAGCCACCGTCCGCTGCCCCGAGACCGATCCGGACAGCGGTGAGCCGTTCTCGAAGCCCTGCGATCCGCTCGTCCCCCTCGATCCTGGGTACAGTGACACGGTGGTGGTGCGCGCCGGGGTGGAGCACAGCCACGCGCTGAGCCGCAGCGTCACCACGAAGCTGCGAGGCGGCGCGTTCTTCGAGCCCTCGCCAGCGCCTGCGCAGACGGGTGAGGCGAACCTCTTCGACAGCCACCGCCTGGCGCTCACCCTCGGGTACGGCCTCTCTGCCGGCCCCGTCGACCTCGATCTGTTCGGGCAAGCGCACCTGCTCCTCCCGCGCTCGCACGACAAGGTGGCCGACGTGCCCGCCTCGAACCCGGGCGCGCCGTCCGTCGAGACCAGCGGCGTGATCATCGCCGGCGGGCTGACCGCGGGGGTGGCGTTCTGA